Part of the Scomber japonicus isolate fScoJap1 chromosome 6, fScoJap1.pri, whole genome shotgun sequence genome, AGAGGACCGGATGTAGCAGGGTACTCATCCTCGCTGATGAGGTCAACCTCAAGCTTTGGTTCTCTCTTGGTGCAGCCAAGTGAGAGAACACATAGCTGAAAATGGTCCCATTATTGCAGGCATTGTGAAAAGGAAAGTCCCTGGCAGTGCATGCAGGGGGTGGCTGCATCATGCCACTCTTTAAGTGGTCCTGTCCGAGGcactcagggttagggttagggttagggttagggttagaatatGCCCATCAACGGCAGCAATTAGACCACGTCAAAACAGGCAAAAACAAGCTTTGAGCGGAGCTGTGACTCTATCTGGGGAGAAGTAAGATCAGTGAGCTGATTTCGCCGTTGCTAAAGTGAAAAGGATGACAGCTGCAGCATGGACATAGATGtttttcattaataataattgtatAAATACACTTAATGAGACGTCAGGAAAGTTGAGAAAAGGTTTTCCAATTCTATTTCTTGATCatgtgaaattatgttttatttaatttcgcTGTATAATGCTGTTTTGTCCATATGATATGACACAATTTTTGTAATTATATGAAGCAAACTACTGTTCTGTACTTCTTTCATGATGTATAACTGCAGAAAAAATACTCTTACTCTTACATACTAAACTGTCTGGATCATgaagtgttaaaaaaatgacagcaacATTAGAATTATGTGTAATTTATCATGTAATATTCAGTTTTCATAATGCTTTTGGTGCACCCTTACCCATCATATTCTTTTTGGTGTTCTTCTCTGGTTTCAGTAAAATTATATAACATTTTGgaataaatatacatatgagCAATCCAAAACTGGAGGCCAGTATAGCAAATATCTCCACAGCAACACTGAATTTCCCAGGAGAGCTGACATAAGCTGGGATGAAGGTGATCCAGACTGCACAAAATATCAGCATGCTAAAAGTAATAAATTTGGCTTCGTTAAAGTTATCAGGTAGTTTCCTTGCCAGAAAAGCAAGAATGAAACATAACATAGCCAGAAGTCCTATGTAGCCGAGCACAGCCCAAAAGCCTATCGCTGATCCCAGAGCACACTCTAAGATGATTTTATCTttaaattctttaaaatttttaaaagggaaaggaggagaaattGCTAACCAGAGGATGCATATGACAACCTGTATGAGAGTGAAAGCCAGaacactgagtctctgctgtgtAGGCCCAAACCATTTCATCATATTACTGCCAGGGAGTGTTGCCCTGAAGGCCATTAACACCACAATAGTTTTCCCCAGAACACAAGAGATGCAGAGCACAAAGGTGATGCCGAACGCTGTGTGACGCAGCATGCAGGACCACTCAGACGGCTGACCTATGAAGGTCAGAgaacacaggaaacacagagtCAAGGAGaagagcagcagaaagctcaGCTCAGAGTTGTTGGCTCTGACAATTGGAGTTTTCCTGTATCTGAAGAAAATGAACGCCACAGCAGCAGTCATACATGTTCCAAATAAGGATGCTGCAGTGAGCAGTGCTCCCATAATCTCTTCATATGATAGAAACTCTGCGTCCTTCTTTACACAGGCATCTCTTCTCTTATTTGACCAGAATTCAGGGTGACAGCGCACACAGGTGATAGAATCTGAAAATCAATATAGAAGCAAGTGTTAGACTCGCGGTCTATTTTTCCTGTCTCCTCTGTTCATACAAGACAGATGTTACATAAATTCACTTATGATAGTAATATGGCATAATAAAAGATCTTCCACAGGAATCTTACTTTCCTAACATAAACTGtatactgtgtttttattttattttattatcaaccCTTTTAGCACCACAAACTCCTTTCACCTTCATCTATTACCCTTTCGGTCATAATTATCTTAACAGCCCGGAAGGTGAAATTGAAACTAATGTGGGCAACATGACcctttcattatcattatattgaTTTCTTAAATGGCATCATTGCAATATTAATTTTTAAAAGTGCTTCATTGTGAATTTGTTAAAATTGATTGTAGTATTTTAAATTCTTTGCATAGGATTTGAAAATATTTGCACACAAACAATATCATGACTTCCAGTTTAAACTAAAACCTGTATTATAACAGTTTTTTACAACCAAAATGACATgcaattataatattttaattacacAAAAATCGATTCCACACACAAGGGCTTTAATGTTGATTCTTGTTTTTAAGACTGTCTATATTTCATATGTTTCATGTATTTATGTAGTTTTGACATAATTTAAAAAGGACAACATATTGACCACATGACTCCTCAatattttgaaaacagaaacaagGATGACATTTCTTATAATTAACATTTCTTTAACAATccacttcatttattttactaGAGTACCTGTACTGTTGCTAAATTCTCCCTCTGCACACCTTATACAGTCATAGCAGCAGACAGGCTTTCCTTTCTGGAGAACTTTACGTGTTCCTGGGGGACACATTTCACTGCAAACTGACAAAGGCACCTGcatgagaaaaaaagcaatGCTGTGTTTAAAAGCCACAACTATTAATGCTAAACCAAACATTATACAGTGTTAAGGATATCACATGGTGCTCACCTGGTGTGAGTTCTTTGCCCAAATTAAAGACTTATTTAGCATATTCAGCTGTTTGTCTGCAGGTAAAGATGCATCATGAAGACCGACTGTCACAAAGTCCACAATGTTGTTTTCTGTTGGCTGCCAGTTTATAATTTCATACTTTGCCGCTGGGTCTCCATTCTTATTGAAGTAAACCTCATCTCCTTCCTTAGTTTTGAATCGAATCCTTTTTATGTGTTGTAAAATCTAAAGCAATGCATTAACGTATTTAATAGTTTCTTCATGTTGtgattcagtgtaaaaatactAATGTTTGATGCTGAACTTACCGTAAATGGATCTAGCTGCACATTGGTGtgacatgttttattacagcCAAGAATATTATGAAGTGCATGAGCCACAGCATACACTCCTTTATAGACATTGTTAAAGATAGGCATGAGTGACATATCAGTGAAGCTGTTGTGCACTTCAGTCAGATCTTCATCTCCAGTACATTTTCTCTGATTCCCTGTTGCTGACTTTGTCTGCTTGAACTTACAGCTAAATAATGTTTCCCAGAACTCTGTAAACATTTGATTATTAGATGTATTGAGTGGCTTCACATCCACCATGAACTCTCTCATGCCACTGACTTGTGCTTTAGGGATGGACAAGCCTATGGCACCATCGAGAATGTGATGCCTATCCATAGCTGCAGTTTGTGAATCAAAGATCCAGCTCTCGCTGCCAACCCACTGGTACCCAGTCAAGTTATGGTAGGACAATTCATGTATTAACACATCCATATCCatgtgagagagaaaagcaacaaTCACCTTAGAGGTGGAAGTCTTGATAATGTTAAttatcttttgtattttgtctgGTGGATCAGTTCTAAAGAAGGATACAGAGTACTCCAAACAGATACCCAGCTGCTGAGCTGTTTCTGTGAAAGTGGCCATGCCATTATTGCCATAATCATCATTTGTTCTAATTGCTCCTACCCAAGTCCAACCAAAATGCTTGACCAACTGGGCCAGAGCTCTGCTCTGGTAGTAATCACTGGGTATTGTTCTTAGGAAAGATGGATACTTGACTTTATTACTGAGACAAGCACAGGTGGCAAAATGACTTATCTAGAAGGGGGGGGgatgtgtaaagaaaaaaatataaaatattcacatacagaaaaacaaaacatgttctaTGTGTAGAATATACATTTTGTACAGTCCTACCTACCAGTGGGATATGAAAGGGTCCAATGACAGTGGCTATAGCCATGCAAGGAGATGAAGATGTCTCTCCCATAATGGCCAAAACTTGGGCTGGTCTGGTACATGGTGCCTCTGAGAGTGAAGATTCATCTTCATTATCATTAGCCAAGGCCAGTGCAACTCTCACTCCTCTAGCAATGGAGCCACAGGTGTCATAGAGCTTATAGCCCAGAGATATACCAGgcaaaatgtctgttttgttgttaatcTCTTCAATAGCAAATAGCATAGCCTGGGCAAACTGGAAGCCCCTGAAATTCAAACTTTACACAGaaggtttatttattataacaaaTGTGTGCACGAACGATAAAAAAACAGCTCAGGAGATGAAAGCATTTGACAGTATTAATAAAGCAGAGGATATCAGTTGATAaccatgttgtttttgtatCCTCTCAGATATTTTAAATCTACTTATACCAAATACATTTCTACTGCATTATTTACCTGGTACACTGCAGTGACTGTGGTTTGTGCATGTAGGtatcctttctgtctttccagcTGCTGTGGAAAGAAAAGATCCCTCCCAACATAATGTCTCCATCCTTAGAAATCTGGGGATTCTCAGGGTCTCCTCTGTGCTTACAGACCGACACCTCAGCCTGAGAGAAAgacaccaccaacaacaactgTAAAAGTGCCCAACCCTTCTCTGGCCACCTCTGCATGAAAGTCATTCTGTAAACCACTGGGTGGCATTAAATGTACCTCGATGTAATTCGAAAGCTTGCATtggtatttatacattttagagaggcataaaaaaacccaaaatagaCCTGTCCATGTTTCATCTCCATGGACCTAAAAGGTGGGGCATGTGGAGGGAGGTACActtataaaaaaatgttttgggcCATGGGCTATTTTGAATATTACTTTATATGTTATCAGACAAATATATTAGTTGTGTTGTACAAAACATTTCCCGTTTACAAAGTTATTCTGCAATGCAATTTGATATTTGAAATTATACTGTATTAATTTCCTTGAAAAATAATGTTGGACTTAGAAAATTTCCATCCAAAATTCATTCTCTATGTAGCTTCGTTTTAGCTCTGTTTCTTGACTAACTCAGGTGGGAAATATCTGTCTGTTCAGCTGCTGAATACTACACTGTTTTCACCCGCTAGTTGATTAACTGTCAAACATTTTGGAATGCTAAAGTCTTGGATAAAATATTGTGACGGGTcaacaacagaaacatttttcCTTGAATAGGCCTAGCCCTTTTTGCAGTTAAGGATTTACTCCCTCATGCATGCAAAAAGTCATAGTagtataatataaaacatgggTGGGTGTGCTGGGCCTTGCGGTTGGCACACAGACTCTCTGCCCCCCAGGTTATGTGTTTAGCTATTTGGGTTATGTCAACTCCATCAGCATAGATATTAACTCcataaaatgaaatatctgACAGAGGCGATGTCTTATGAAGTTgacaacatttgtttttgtttgatttcttttttcatttcacaacGTAGTTTGTACGTAGTCATCTTAATTTTCAAAGTTGCTAAGAGTTATCTTAATGcttataaaaatacacatttttaattgtataattattactttgttttaatgtagaagGGCAATGAAGTTATAATAGAAAGCTTGCCAGTGCTTGAGCAGCCTTGCTGCTTTATTTGAAAGCAAGAGTCAAGGGTCCTTATGATATAGCTAACCCTTTTTGTGCttgatttaattatgtttttgtagaTATCTGATAGTGCTGACAAAAATCGTGGACACAACTTTTAAGCATCAACATTtccatgaaaaatatattttgaagcAAAGATgatcattaaaaacaataaaaatgtctaTTTGCATTCTGCCACTAGGTGATGCTGTAGAGTCAGTAAGAAACAAGCTGTGAAAGcatccagagaagaagaaaactcacTGTTCACTGTTGTACGCAGTTTGAGAGTAGCAGCTAGTTTATTTAGCTGCTGAGGAAACATACTGGTGGTCTGTTGTCATGAAGTACACATAAACAAGCGGCTTCACTTAACAGTTTATTTAATATAGGTCTTCATAAACAGTACACTAGCACATTTTTACTTGCTGCTGTGTAGCTTAGCTCTCAGCTAGTCTACTTCTGCAAGAAACTGCGTAACACACAAGAATTACAATGTTGCAGTGCCCTCTATTGGTGACCGTAAATGGGCACATCACATCACAACTGTGAAGGTGAAGATGTTCTACTTTAGAAATAAAGACACTCTTGCTTTTGATTGAGTCCTTGCTGcaatataaacagtataaaaACAGCTACATCTATTGAATCACTTGTCACTGCCCAATTTGTAGTAGTTTGCCCCCCCCACGCACATGCATGGTGCAATTCGGGCAGTGACAGAGGGTTAattatgataaataataataataatgcattgtatttaaaggcgcctttcaaagcactcaaggtcaccttacaaggcacataaacaatataaatcaggtgacatttagtgcaaagataaagaataaatatgaatgtgaatgtgataGAGAGCAGATCATCGGTAACCCGACACTGGGAGCGAGGACACCTGCATTCGGCCTCAGAGCCTCATCAAGGCGAGACAATGGGAGCAGCTATAGTCGGCTCAACCGCTGGCTTGCGGCCCAAGTCAAACTTGGCTGCATCCTGCATAGCTGCCAGGGTCCGACCATCAGATGTTGCATGAGAGAGGGCTCTATTATCCCTCCATCATGCATGCAACTCCCTCAAGTATTCATCCAATGGAGGCACAGTAAAGGCGGCAGGGGCTGGACCATGCCTGACAAAAGCACTGGCAGGAGCCGGCTGAGCTGACCACGTCTGCCCCATATTCAGCGAACTCAGTGGCTGATGCCACCACAGAGAGCGCATCATCTTCTGGATCCAACATGGCcgcagcaggagcaggagcatctacctggtaaatggtaaatggactgtacttatatagcgcctttccaGTCtatgcgaccactcaaagcgctttacatgacatgtcatattaccctttcacacacattcatacactgatggcaggggctaccacgcagggtgccaacctgctcatcagaaggatctaaccattcattcacattcacacaccgttggcacagcaacgggagcaatttggggttaagtgtcttgcccaaggacacatcgacatgtggactggaggagccgggaatcgaaccaccaattttccaattggaggacgaccgctcctgcccacagccgcccACCTGTAGAGACCAACCGACGATGATCTGCGAAAAACTGCAACAAACCTCTCGTCTTATCTCGTTGCAGCCCTTGGAGGACTTGCAGCTCACAGCTCTGACAAGTTGTCACAAGGCTACCTGCGACAAAGCAGCAGTGAAGTTCACGCTTAGTTTAGCTAGAGCTCAGTGACATGCAGTCTACCTGCGAAGCAAGAAGATGAAAAGGAATAGATTATCTGATGTCACTGGAAGATATAGGTTAACCGCGGTCATCAGGGGTCAGAGGTGACTGGGGTATTAACACTCGACCTGCGCATGCGCATGATGGAGACATTCAGTGCTTGAAGCACCGCCTCTGGTGGTCAGTAAGGATGAAATAGAacatcatcctctgttccatccagtgGAGAAAATAAAGTAAGCAAATCTTTTATGCTTCAGATATGTGCTTATACTATGTGTCTCTGCCACAGTGCAAAAAGCTGTATATTTGTGTGCTTTTGCAAATCGcacttcaacatctgctgctatCAGTcacagtttggtctgtaaatactgaaacatcacagcaactagtgctacagtatgtggacttttttctgtcttttacatgaagaggaaaaaaggctTGACTATGGCATGCGTGCAAATGTGTCCACCCTCCGGGATGGGAAAACCAGAGTGGGCAGACGGTAAAGGTCCACTTCAACTCTCCTGAACCAGCTGCAAATCTGCTGTCCCTCATTGGAGGTGCAGCACCCACTTGTCTGCCAGAGGGCCTCCTCTTGACATGAAGTCAGAGCCCCTGTTGTCTGGGCCTAGAATGTAAAGCACACTCAGAGACAGGAGGTGTTCTGAGGCCCACAATAACAGATTCTTTGCGATATTTAATAGGACAGTGGATGGAACTCCACCCAGCCTGTTGTTATAGGCAACTGTGgtgaaatgaaatattcatttaaatactatatttattacatttgttaaattaatatttattatttgaatatgttatatgttatcagatttattatttgtttacatttcatatttcttatattcaataaaaaatgtttatactTCATTCTGTTGTGTATAGGTCTACTTATTCTTAGAATTACAGATGGTGCTGTTTTAAAAGAGGGAGGATTGTAGCGGGAACACTGATGtctcaggtgtgattgtgtggCAAATTAAACAAATGGTTTATATGGCAGCTGGCTCATGGGTCAGGCCCCCTTAGCAGAATTTTGCTTAGGGCCCCTGGGAGGCCAGGACCGGCATTAAGTATACACATTACTTTTATAGTGTACCAGTGTTGAGTCAAAGAATGTTCTGCCAGTGCATAGCTGTATCATGTCTCTCTATATCTGTCCTGTTCAAGGCAGTTTGCTGAGCCTTTTAGTTGTGGTCCTTTCCCCATTAGCAGAGTATGAGCAGCCTGGACAATGCTGCTCTGCGGGCCAGGCCCAACCATTCTACAGCTCATGGCAggtctttaaaaacaacaagggGAAGGTTATAATTGTTAAGCTAAAGCCGTGAGAGACCAGaggttaaataataaaaaattgtACTAAATAAGAAAccagaaatatgaaaaaaaggtttcccaactttatttaacattatGTGCAATTTATTTAATTACAGTGCATAATGATGTTATTTCCATATGATATGTCACACATTATTTAATCATATACAGCAGACTAGTCTACTCTACTGCAGTACAATAAAACAGAGGTTTACTTGACTTTCTGGATAATgtattatgtttaaaaaagaaacaaacggCAACACTATGTGTATCTTATCATGTAATATTCAGTTTTCATAATGCTTTTGGTGCACCCTTACCCATCATATTCTTTTTTGTGTTCTTCTCTGGTTTCAGCAAAATTATATAACATTTTGgaataaatatacatatgagCAATCCAAAACTGGAGGCCAGTATAGCAAATATCTCCACAGCAACACTGAATTTCCCAGGAGAGCTGACATAAGCTGGGATGAAGGTGACCCAGACTGCACAAAATATCAGCATGCTAAAAGTAATAAATTTGGCTTCGTTAAAGTTATCAGGTAATTTCCTTGCCAGAAAAGCAAGAATGAAACATAACATAGCCAGAAGTCCTATGTAACCGAGCACAGCCCAAAAGCCTATCGCTGATCCCAGAGCACACTCTAAGATGATTTTATCTTTAAATTCTTTAAAATTCctaaaaggaaaaggaggagaaattGCTAACCAGAGGATGCATATGACAACCTGTATGAGAGTGAAAGCCAGaacactgagtctctgctgtgtAGGCCCAAACCATTTCATCATATTACTGCCAGGGAGTGTTGCCCTGAAGGCCATTAACACCACAATAGTTTTCCCCAGAACACAAGAGATGCAGAGCACAAAGGTGATGCCGAACGCTGTGTGACGCAGCATGCACGACCACTCAGACGGCCGACCTATGAAGGTCAGAgaacacaggaaacacagagtCAAGGAGAAGAGCAGCAGGAAGCTCAGCTCAGAGTTGTTGGCTCTGACAATTGGAGTTTTCCTGTATCTGAAGAAAATGAACGCCACAGCACCAGTCATACATGTTCCAAATACGGATGCTGCTGTGAGCAGCGCTCCCATAATCTCTTCATATGATAGAAACTCTATGTACTTCTTTACACAGCCATCTCTAAATTCATTTGACCAGTATTCAGGGTGACAGCGCACACAGGTTGCTGCATCTGAAAAGGAATTTTGAAGAAAGTGTTAGACTTGTAGtcttttgtttgtatgtttctaTATTGCATCTCCTCTGTTCAAACAAGACAGATGttacacattaacacataatGGATAAATGTACTTAtgacatatacatacatatacattataCAGATACATGACGTAGCAGcccacataaaataataataatataataatcttaCAGTCCTAAAAATATTGATATAGATAATTTAATAGATGTATTacatttttgtacttttgtattttacaatcatgacataaaatgtaaatcatgtgtttttttcGTTGTATTATCAATACCCTGAGTAGCACAAACTCTTCTCTTTCATCAATTACAGTTTCAgtcataattattttaaaagccTGGTGGGTAATATGAccctttcatcatcatcacacagtttTTAAATTTCAATGTCAATTTAAAAACTGCTTCACAACGATTTTTGAaaacaaaatagaaaagaaTGCCATTTTGTATAACTGGCATCTCATcacaaaaaaaggcagaaaaaataatattcatgGCCAACATAAATTTACGATAAAATAAATAACGATTTGCTTTATATATATTACTAGAGTACCTGTACTGTTGCTGAATTCTCCCTCTCCACAAGGTATACAGTCATAGCAGCAGACAGGCTTTCCTTTTTGGAGAACTTTTTGTGTTCCTGGGAAACACTCCATACTGCAAAGTGAGAAAGGTacctgcatgaaaaaaaaagaaatgttgtgtttaaaagCCACAAATATTAATGCTAAACCAAACATTATACAGTGTTAAAGCAATCACATGGATGCTCACATAGTATGAGTTCCCTGCCCAAATTAAAGACTTATTTAGCATATTCAGCTGTTTGTCTGCAGGTAAAGATGCATCATAAAGACCAATTGTCACAAAGTCCACAGTGCCGTTTTCTGTTGGCTGCCAGTTTATAATTTCATACTTTGCTGCTGGGTCTCCATTCTCATTGAAGTAAACCTCATCTCCTTCCTTAGTTTTGAATCGAATCCTTTTTATATGTTGTAAAATCTAAAGAGATgcattaacatatttaatagTTTCTTCATGTTGTGATTCAATAAAAATACTAATTTCAGTGTTTGATGTTGAACTTACCATAAATGGATCTAGCTGCACATTGGTGtgacatgttttattacagcCAAGAATATTATGAAGGGCATGAGCCACAGCATACACTCCTTTATAGACATTGTTAAAGATAGGCATGAGTGACATATCAGTGAAGCTGTTGTGCATTTCAGTCAGATCTTCATCTCCAGTACATTTTGTCTGATTCCCTGTTGCTGACTTTGTCTGCTTGAACTTACAGCTAAATAATGTCTCCCAGAACTCTGTAAACATTTGATTACTAGATGTACTGAGTGACTTCACATCCAGCATGAACTCTCTCATGCCACTGACTTGTGCTTTGGGGATGGACACGCCTATGGCACCATCGAGAATATGATCTCTATCCATAGCTGCGATTTGAGAATCAAATATCCAGCTCTCGCTGCCAACCCACTGGTACCCAGTCAAGTTATGATAAGACAATTCATGTATTAACACATCCATATTcatgtgagagagaaaagtgaCAATCACCGTAGAGGTGGAAGTCTTGATAATGTTAATTATCTTTCTTATTTTGTCTGGTGGATCAGTTCTAAAGAAGGATACAGAGTACTCCAAACAGATACCCAGCTGCTGAGCTGTTTCTGTGAAAGTGGCCATGCCATTATTGCCATAATCATCATTTGTTCTAATTGCTCCTACCCAAGTCCAACCAAAATGCTTGACCAACTGGGCCAGAGCTCTGCTCTGGTAGTAATCACTGGGTATTGTTCTTAGGAAAGATGGGTACTTGACTTTATCACTAAGACAAGCACAGGTGGCAAAATGACTTATCTAGAGGAAAGAAACAATTTATTCTTTCAAGTACCaagataaaaatatgaaatatttacacactgcaataaacttcttttaaaacatttttttttgcatcaagaatatacatttcagttttttcctACCCTACCCACCAGTGGGATATGAAAGTGTCCAATGACAGGGGATATAGCCATGCAAGAGGATGAAGATGTCTCTCCCATAATGGCCTGAACTTGCGCTGGTCTGCTACATGGTGCCTCTGAGAGTGCAAATGCATCTTCGTTACCATTAGCCAAGGCCAGTGCAACTCCCACCCCTCTAGTAATGGAGGCACAGGTATCATAGATCTTGTAGCCCAGAGATATACCAGGTAAaatgtctgtgttgttgttaATCTCTTCTATAGCGAATAGCATAGCCTGGGTGAACTGGAATGCTCTGAAATTCAAACTGTACACAGAAGGTTTTAAATAGATACCATTAAATACAAACAACATCTTAGGATatgcaaacatttaacagtattAATAAAGCAGAGAATATCAATTGATAACCATGTTGTTTTTGTACTTCTCAGATATTTTAAATCTACTTATACCAAATACATTTCTACTGCATTGTTTACCTGGTACACTGCAGTGACTGTGGTTTGTGTATGTAGGtatcctttctgtctttccagcTGCTGTGGAAAGAAAAGATCCCCCCCAACATAATGTCTCCATCCTTAGAAATCTGGGGATTCTCAGGATCTCCTCTGTACTTACAGACCGACACCTCAGCCTGAGAGAAAgacaccaccaacaacaactgTAAAAATGCCCAACCCTTCTCTGGCCACCTCTGCATGAAAGTCATTCTGTAAACCAATGGGTGGCATTAAATGTACCTTAATGTAAATGAAAGGCTTGCACtggtatttatacattttagactggcatatataaaaaaaaaaaaacctgtccaACTTTAATCTCCATGGACCTACAAGTTGGGGTATGTGGAGGGAGATACTGTATCAATAGAAAACGTTTTTTGTGTCATAGGCTATTTTGAATATGTTACTTAATCtgaaaaatgattcatttttgtgcaaaacatttccttttttccataaCATTTTTACAATGTAATGGAATGGGTTCTAAATCATGTTTGTTAAACCTGCAGTGGTTAC contains:
- the LOC128360883 gene encoding extracellular calcium-sensing receptor-like, which encodes MLGGIFSFHSSWKDRKDTYIHKPQSLQCTSLNFRAFQFTQAMLFAIEEINNNTDILPGISLGYKIYDTCASITRGVGVALALANGNEDAFALSEAPCSRPAQVQAIMGETSSSSCMAISPVIGHFHIPLISHFATCACLSDKVKYPSFLRTIPSDYYQSRALAQLVKHFGWTWVGAIRTNDDYGNNGMATFTETAQQLGICLEYSVSFFRTDPPDKIRKIINIIKTSTSTVIVTFLSHMNMDVLIHELSYHNLTGYQWVGSESWIFDSQIAAMDRDHILDGAIGVSIPKAQVSGMREFMLDVKSLSTSSNQMFTEFWETLFSCKFKQTKSATGNQTKCTGDEDLTEMHNSFTDMSLMPIFNNVYKGVYAVAHALHNILGCNKTCHTNVQLDPFMILQHIKRIRFKTKEGDEVYFNENGDPAAKYEIINWQPTENGTVDFVTIGLYDASLPADKQLNMLNKSLIWAGNSYYVPFSLCSMECFPGTQKVLQKGKPVCCYDCIPCGEGEFSNSTDAATCVRCHPEYWSNEFRDGCVKKYIEFLSYEEIMGALLTAASVFGTCMTGAVAFIFFRYRKTPIVRANNSELSFLLLFSLTLCFLCSLTFIGRPSEWSCMLRHTAFGITFVLCISCVLGKTIVVLMAFRATLPGSNMMKWFGPTQQRLSVLAFTLIQVVICILWLAISPPFPFRNFKEFKDKIILECALGSAIGFWAVLGYIGLLAMLCFILAFLARKLPDNFNEAKFITFSMLIFCAVWVTFIPAYVSSPGKFSVAVEIFAILASSFGLLICIFIPKCYIILLKPEKNTKKNMMGKGAPKAL